The following are encoded together in the Erwinia sp. E602 genome:
- a CDS encoding isopropylmalate synthase has translation MALSMPYGHKPRFKDFDLISISDETIREGLERALFGARDEDKLALVEMIACTGIKDIDMGSGLQEAKFLLRCLNSQCLLNRIPQDVNFLFNLTLKTWEPLKESLKIIPRKLLEKVHVSIGMVEFQEEKNLLAKAHGELFDIGIRNFRSSILNAFDTEIDNEHYDFICRQIERVKKLGIGKVRINDSVGTLYPDVTAILAANLVNDFSNMTFYLHSHDDRGLGLANSLSSVFHGFQMIEGGIAGFGNRAGLANIEVLNQIFIERNITVNGKNLDPQKLKDAAGLAEKTFIVIPDVYRPVSGLLVENENAGIVNVPDYLNVKRPVKYFVNQVGLFDDTVRQILKDSGMLSEKIDDPDFISKVTGYLVNKLDYEILPKKQRLWQEIHDSILSLYSGILRIDDVEKTALQILHQQAVVNEIKRREA, from the coding sequence ATGGCTCTCTCTATGCCTTATGGTCATAAACCACGATTTAAAGACTTCGATCTCATTAGCATTTCAGATGAAACGATTCGAGAAGGTCTCGAAAGAGCACTTTTTGGTGCGCGTGATGAAGACAAGCTTGCTTTGGTTGAAATGATAGCCTGTACGGGTATAAAAGATATTGATATGGGGTCAGGACTCCAGGAAGCTAAGTTTCTATTGAGATGCCTTAATTCTCAGTGCCTTCTGAATAGAATTCCGCAAGATGTAAACTTCTTATTCAATCTAACCCTGAAAACATGGGAGCCGCTTAAAGAGTCATTGAAAATAATACCCAGAAAACTCCTGGAGAAAGTACATGTTAGTATTGGTATGGTTGAATTTCAGGAAGAGAAAAATTTACTGGCTAAAGCGCACGGTGAACTTTTCGATATTGGCATAAGGAATTTTAGATCGAGTATATTAAATGCATTTGATACTGAAATTGATAATGAACACTATGATTTTATATGCAGGCAAATTGAAAGAGTTAAAAAGCTTGGAATAGGTAAGGTAAGGATCAATGACTCAGTGGGAACATTGTATCCTGATGTTACGGCGATACTGGCCGCAAATTTGGTTAATGATTTCTCAAATATGACATTTTATCTTCATTCACATGACGACAGGGGATTGGGACTTGCAAACTCATTATCTTCCGTTTTCCATGGTTTTCAGATGATTGAAGGTGGAATAGCGGGATTCGGAAATCGGGCTGGGCTTGCAAATATAGAGGTTTTGAATCAGATATTTATCGAGAGGAATATTACGGTTAATGGAAAGAATCTCGATCCTCAGAAACTTAAAGATGCAGCGGGTTTGGCTGAAAAAACGTTTATTGTTATTCCTGATGTTTATAGGCCAGTCAGTGGTTTATTGGTTGAAAATGAAAATGCAGGAATAGTTAATGTGCCCGATTACCTAAACGTAAAACGGCCTGTAAAATATTTTGTTAATCAGGTGGGCTTGTTTGATGATACCGTGCGTCAGATCCTGAAAGATTCTGGGATGTTATCGGAGAAAATAGATGATCCAGATTTTATCTCGAAGGTTACAGGATATTTGGTGAATAAACTTGATTATGAAATCCTTCCGAAAAAACAAAGATTATGGCAAGAAATACATGACTCAATACTGTCTTTATATAGTGGTATTTTGAGAATTGATGATGTGGAAAAAACAGCTCTTCAAATATTACATCAGCAAGCAGTTGTGAATGAAATAAAAAGGAGGGAAGCATGA
- a CDS encoding DUF1615 domain-containing protein codes for MTRRFMHRFSFIGLLVLAGCSQHPAKQTSAPRPTDVKVQIARLLPDNVSNRQGWSTDMYAAFNGLSIDPSASNICAVIAVTAQESNFNADAPVAGLPKIAWAEIDRRAGQLHIPSFLVHTALKIDSPTGKSYAERLDRVKSEKELSAIFDDLIDTVPMGQKLFGKFNPIHTGGPMQVSIAFAEAHARGYPYPVDGSIRREVFSRRGGIWFGTQHLLGYPASYSAPLYRFADFNAGWYASRNAAFQAAVSRLSGIRLALDGDLIDYASDNAGATEKALRTLGKRLDYSDRAIRRALERGDSADFEKSDLWQAVFALADKDAGKRLPREVLPGIKLESPKITRNLTTAWFAHRVNGRYEACLKRN; via the coding sequence ATGACCCGCCGTTTTATGCATCGCTTCTCATTTATCGGCCTGCTGGTGCTGGCCGGCTGTAGCCAGCACCCCGCTAAACAGACTTCCGCCCCACGCCCGACCGACGTAAAGGTGCAGATCGCCCGCCTGCTGCCCGACAACGTCAGCAACCGTCAGGGCTGGTCAACGGATATGTACGCCGCGTTTAACGGCCTCAGTATCGACCCGTCCGCCAGCAATATCTGCGCGGTGATCGCGGTGACCGCCCAGGAGTCCAACTTCAACGCCGACGCGCCGGTGGCGGGGCTGCCGAAAATCGCCTGGGCTGAGATCGACCGCCGCGCCGGGCAGCTGCATATCCCGTCGTTCCTCGTGCATACCGCGCTGAAAATCGACTCCCCCACCGGCAAAAGCTACGCCGAGCGGCTGGACCGGGTAAAAAGCGAAAAAGAACTCAGCGCGATTTTTGACGATCTGATCGATACGGTGCCGATGGGGCAGAAGCTGTTCGGTAAGTTCAACCCGATCCATACCGGCGGCCCGATGCAGGTGAGCATCGCCTTCGCCGAAGCGCACGCCAGAGGCTACCCGTACCCGGTTGACGGTTCGATTCGCCGCGAGGTGTTCAGCCGCCGCGGCGGCATCTGGTTCGGCACCCAGCACCTGCTCGGCTACCCGGCCAGCTACAGCGCGCCGCTCTACCGCTTCGCCGACTTTAACGCCGGCTGGTACGCCAGCCGCAACGCGGCGTTTCAGGCGGCGGTGTCGCGCCTCAGCGGTATCAGGCTGGCGCTGGACGGCGATCTGATTGACTACGCTTCAGACAACGCCGGGGCGACCGAGAAAGCGCTGCGCACGCTGGGCAAACGCCTGGACTACAGCGACCGGGCGATCCGCCGGGCGCTGGAGAGGGGTGACAGCGCGGACTTTGAGAAAAGCGATCTGTGGCAGGCGGTCTTTGCGCTGGCCGACAAAGACGCCGGTAAGCGACTGCCGCGCGAGGTGCTGCCCGGCATTAAGCTGGAAAGCCCGAAAATCACCCGCAACCTGACCACCGCCTGGTTCGCCCATCGGGTGAACGGGCGCTACGAGGCGTGCCTGAAAAGGAATTAA
- the moaE gene encoding molybdopterin synthase catalytic subunit MoaE yields MDTRIRVGAEPFSMAQEYDWLADSHADGAIVTFTGKVRDHNLGDDVSALTLEHYPGMTEKALAAIVQEARERWPLHRVTVIHRVGALYPGDEIVLVGVSGAHRGAAFAAAEFIMDLLKTRAPFWKREATPDGERWVESRDSDRQAAERWKA; encoded by the coding sequence ATGGATACACGTATTCGGGTCGGGGCAGAGCCCTTCAGCATGGCGCAGGAGTACGACTGGCTGGCGGACAGCCACGCCGACGGCGCGATCGTCACCTTTACCGGCAAGGTGCGTGACCACAATCTTGGCGACGACGTCAGCGCGCTGACGCTGGAGCACTATCCGGGAATGACCGAAAAGGCGCTGGCGGCGATCGTGCAGGAGGCGCGCGAGCGCTGGCCGCTGCACAGGGTGACGGTGATCCACCGGGTCGGCGCGCTGTATCCCGGCGATGAGATCGTGCTGGTCGGCGTCAGCGGCGCGCACCGTGGTGCGGCCTTTGCCGCCGCAGAATTTATTATGGACCTGCTGAAAACCCGCGCGCCGTTCTGGAAGCGCGAAGCCACGCCGGACGGCGAACGCTGGGTGGAGTCACGCGACAGCGATCGTCAGGCGGCCGAACGCTGGAAGGCGTGA
- the moaD gene encoding molybdopterin synthase sulfur carrier subunit — protein MINVLFFAQVRELVGTDRLTLAADYPSVEALRAALAARGDRWALALESGKLLAAVNQTLVPGTHPLNVGDEVAFFPPVTGG, from the coding sequence ATGATTAACGTGCTGTTTTTTGCCCAGGTGCGCGAGCTGGTGGGCACTGACCGGCTGACGCTGGCCGCCGACTACCCCAGCGTTGAGGCGCTGCGCGCTGCGCTGGCCGCGCGCGGCGACCGCTGGGCGCTGGCGCTGGAGTCCGGCAAGCTGCTGGCGGCCGTCAACCAGACGCTGGTTCCCGGCACTCACCCGCTTAACGTCGGGGACGAAGTGGCCTTCTTCCCGCCGGTCACCGGGGGCTGA
- the moaC gene encoding cyclic pyranopterin monophosphate synthase MoaC — MSQLTHINAAGEAHMVDVSGKAETVREARAEALVVMAPATLQMITDGSHHKGDVFATARIAGIQAAKRTWELIPLCHPLMLSKVEVTLEAQPQFNRVRIETLCRLTGKTGVEMEALTAASVAALTIYDMCKAVQKDISIEQCRLLSKSGGKSGDFQAVAHD, encoded by the coding sequence ATGTCACAGTTAACCCACATTAACGCCGCCGGCGAAGCCCATATGGTTGACGTCTCCGGCAAGGCGGAAACCGTACGCGAAGCCCGCGCCGAAGCGCTGGTGGTGATGGCACCCGCCACGCTGCAGATGATTACCGACGGCAGCCACCACAAGGGCGACGTGTTCGCCACCGCCCGCATCGCCGGCATTCAGGCCGCCAAGCGCACCTGGGAGCTGATCCCACTCTGCCATCCGCTGATGCTGAGCAAGGTGGAGGTGACGCTGGAAGCGCAGCCGCAGTTTAACCGGGTGCGGATTGAGACGCTGTGCCGCCTGACCGGCAAAACCGGCGTTGAGATGGAGGCGCTGACCGCCGCCTCGGTGGCGGCGCTGACCATTTACGACATGTGCAAAGCGGTGCAGAAAGATATCAGCATCGAGCAGTGCCGCCTGCTGAGCAAAAGCGGTGGCAAGTCCGGTGATTTCCAGGCGGTGGCGCATGATTAA
- the moaB gene encoding molybdenum cofactor biosynthesis protein B — protein sequence MGKGLAEFVALNVAVLTVSDKHTAESDSSGIYLREALSEAGHQVVDRLIVADNRYQIRAAVSRWVASRDVQVVLINGGTGFNAKNSTPEALLPLFDREIEGFGELFRMVSFEDIGTSTLQSRAVGGIANQTLILAVPGSTSACQLAWERIIQEQLDARTGPCNFVSHVKKL from the coding sequence ATGGGTAAAGGTTTAGCCGAATTTGTGGCGCTTAACGTGGCGGTGCTGACCGTCTCCGATAAACATACCGCGGAGAGCGACAGCTCCGGCATCTACCTGCGCGAGGCGCTGAGCGAGGCCGGGCATCAGGTGGTCGACCGGCTGATCGTTGCCGATAACCGCTATCAGATCCGCGCCGCCGTCTCGCGCTGGGTCGCCAGCCGCGACGTGCAGGTGGTGCTGATTAACGGCGGCACCGGCTTTAACGCCAAAAACAGCACGCCGGAAGCGCTGCTGCCGCTGTTCGATCGCGAAATCGAAGGCTTCGGTGAGCTGTTCCGCATGGTGTCGTTTGAGGATATCGGCACATCCACCCTGCAGTCGCGGGCGGTGGGCGGCATCGCCAACCAGACGCTGATCCTCGCGGTCCCCGGCTCCACCAGCGCCTGTCAGCTGGCCTGGGAGCGTATTATCCAGGAACAGCTCGACGCCCGCACCGGGCCATGTAACTTCGTTTCCCACGTAAAGAAGCTCTGA
- the moaA gene encoding GTP 3',8-cyclase MoaA gives MPQFTDSYARRFYYLRLSITDVCNFRCTYCLPDGYKPQGVQNKSFLTLDEIRRVTRAFAAAGTEKVRLTGGEPSMRRDFTDIIAAVRENPGIRQLAVTTNGYRLARDVAQWRDAGLTALNVSIDSLDARQFHAITGQDKFHEVMRGIDAAFDAGFSRVKVNTVLMRDVNHHSLGTFLDWIRTRPIQLRFIELMETGDGGALFRRHHISGEVIREQLLRQGWVCQPRARSDGPAQVFQHPDYQGEIGLIMPYEKDFCASCNRLRVSAVGNLHLCLFGDGGVPLRDLLADDDQQQALQARIASSLGQKKQTHFLHQGNTGITQNLSFIGG, from the coding sequence GTGCCACAATTTACTGACAGCTATGCGCGCAGGTTCTACTACCTGCGCCTGTCGATCACTGACGTGTGTAACTTTCGTTGCACCTACTGCCTGCCCGACGGTTACAAGCCGCAGGGCGTGCAGAACAAAAGCTTCCTGACGCTAGATGAGATCCGTCGCGTCACGCGTGCCTTTGCCGCCGCGGGCACCGAAAAGGTGCGCCTGACCGGCGGCGAGCCCTCAATGCGCCGCGACTTTACCGATATTATCGCCGCCGTGCGGGAGAACCCGGGCATTCGCCAGCTGGCGGTGACCACCAACGGCTACCGTCTGGCGCGGGATGTCGCGCAGTGGCGCGACGCCGGGCTGACCGCGCTTAACGTCAGCATCGACAGCCTCGACGCCCGCCAGTTTCACGCCATCACCGGCCAGGACAAGTTTCACGAGGTGATGCGCGGCATCGATGCCGCCTTCGACGCCGGCTTCAGCAGGGTGAAGGTCAACACCGTGCTGATGCGCGACGTCAATCACCACAGCCTCGGCACCTTCCTTGACTGGATCCGCACGCGCCCGATCCAGCTGCGCTTTATCGAGCTGATGGAGACCGGCGACGGCGGCGCGCTGTTCCGCAGGCACCATATCTCCGGTGAGGTAATTCGCGAGCAGCTGCTGCGCCAGGGCTGGGTGTGCCAGCCGCGCGCGCGCAGCGACGGCCCGGCGCAGGTGTTTCAGCACCCGGACTATCAGGGCGAAATCGGCCTGATCATGCCGTATGAGAAAGACTTTTGTGCCAGCTGTAACCGCCTGCGCGTCTCGGCGGTCGGCAACCTGCACCTGTGCCTGTTCGGCGACGGCGGCGTGCCGCTGCGTGACCTGCTGGCGGATGACGACCAGCAGCAGGCGCTGCAGGCGCGCATCGCCAGCAGCCTTGGTCAGAAAAAACAGACGCATTTCCTCCATCAGGGCAACACCGGCATTACGCAGAACCTGTCGTTTATCGGCGGATAA